The Nostoc cf. commune SO-36 genomic sequence TTATTATCATATTGGATTAGACTGGGGGTTGTCAGAATCAGCCGTCTGCCGAACAGTTTACAAAATTGAAAATATTTTAATTAGTTCAAGAAAGTTTAGTCTACCTGGGAAGAAACAATTATGGAAAATGTCATCTGAAGAAGATTTGGTAGTGATGGATGTGATGGAAAGCCCAATTGAAAGACCAAAAATTGGGCAAAAAAGATTTTTTAGCGGTAAACAAGGAGAACATACTTTAAAAACGCAGGTAGTTATCCACCAAAAAACTAGTCAAATCATCTGTTTAACGCATGGTTTGGGGAAAATCCATGATTTTAGACTATTTAAAAGTAGTGGAATAAAATTTGGAGAATTACTTAAAGTCATAGCGGATAAAGGCTATCAAGGGATTAATAAAATTCATCAATTGAGTGAAACACCGATTAAAAAACCAAAAGGTGGAAGGTTGACGAAAGAACAAAAGAAATATAATCGAGAACTCAATCGATTAAAAATTAGTGTTGAACACGTAAATCGTCGTCTAAAGATATTTAAAATTTTGTCTGATAGATATCGAAACCGTCACCGACGTTTTGGCTTAAGGTCGAATTTAATTGCCGGGATTTATAATCACGAATTAGCGTTATAAATGGGATTAAAAAATAAAATTTATTAAATCCTTCAGTTATTAGCTAATAAC encodes the following:
- a CDS encoding IS5 family transposase (programmed frameshift), producing MKFWRAKQLTLRKFKRLTGVSRRTFQEMEGEVKADEKKKKKSGRRPKLIIEDQVLMVIQYWREYRTYYHIGLDWGLSESAVCRTVYKIENILISSRKFSLPGKKQLWKMSSEEDLVVMDVMESPIERPKIGQKRFFSGKQGEHTLKTQVVIHQKTSQIICLTHGLGKIHDFRLFKSSGIKFGELLKVIADKGYQGINKIHQLSETPIKKPKGGRLTKEQKKYNRELNRLKISVEHVNRRLKIFKILSDRYRNRHRRFGLRSNLIAGIYNHELAL